From a single Candidatus Methanoperedens sp. genomic region:
- a CDS encoding cbb3-type cytochrome c oxidase subunit I, producing MEIPLKFAWASLIYLLIGSTLGFVMVLNSMPLTPAHAHVLLIGFVSMMIFGVGYHLLPVFAGTDLYSPRLAEVQFWLQNIGIVGLAFTMPYRYAGSDYRLGTILFGAISLLGIYIFVYNVARSIIPPKEVKKG from the coding sequence ATGGAAATTCCCCTTAAGTTTGCATGGGCAAGCCTGATTTACCTGCTCATAGGGAGCACATTGGGATTTGTTATGGTGCTTAATTCAATGCCGCTTACGCCCGCGCATGCACACGTGCTTTTGATTGGCTTCGTCTCCATGATGATATTCGGCGTGGGCTACCACCTGCTGCCGGTGTTTGCAGGTACAGACTTGTACAGCCCCCGCCTTGCGGAGGTACAGTTCTGGCTCCAGAACATCGGCATTGTGGGGCTTGCTTTCACCATGCCGTACAGGTACGCAGGCAGCGACTACAGGCTCGGGACTATTCTGTTCGGGGCGATTTCGCTTCTGGGTATTTACATCTTTGTTTATAATGTGGCAAGGTCGATCATACCGCCGAAGGAAGTAAAGAAGGGCTGA
- a CDS encoding type II toxin-antitoxin system VapC family toxin, with translation MPGQERDKVILDSGVIAAIFFKEAASERAERAAETHSLITLDLAYIEVANVAWKRVAIFKESTELMLKALKNSSDFITGACDVLASKELLDDAFKIAVSEKITIYDSLFVAASEMEKVPLLTTDGKLHEKLNKKWAIRLI, from the coding sequence ATGCCAGGGCAAGAGCGTGATAAAGTAATACTGGATTCGGGTGTTATTGCGGCGATATTCTTCAAGGAAGCAGCATCCGAGAGGGCTGAGAGGGCGGCAGAGACTCATAGCCTGATAACTCTTGACCTTGCATATATTGAAGTTGCGAATGTTGCATGGAAGAGGGTTGCGATTTTCAAGGAGTCGACGGAACTCATGCTGAAGGCTCTTAAGAACAGTTCTGATTTTATTACTGGCGCATGTGATGTTCTCGCTTCAAAGGAACTGCTGGATGATGCTTTTAAAATCGCTGTTTCTGAGAAGATTACTATTTATGATTCGCTTTTCGTGGCTGCTTCGGAGATGGAAAAAGTGCCTCTATTGACAACAGATGGGAAATTACATGAGAAACTGAATAAGAAGTGGGCTATAAGGCTGATTTGA
- the mutS gene encoding DNA mismatch repair protein MutS — protein MDKMTPAMRQYYEAKEKHSDALIFFRMGDFYESFGDDAKIIAKELDITLTSRGRDKEGGDMPLAGIPYHAVDSYLPRLIKKGYKVAICEQLEDPKSAKGVVKRGVVRVITPGTVIDSSMVQDQSNNYLMSVSGEGLEFGSSFLDVSTGEFLTTQFTDNHSYDRIISEAARMKPVECILPPSLFENKKLTERLKNIGIALNKFDAVAFDQKTARDTLLKHFGVLTLEGMGCEKLGFAILASGAALEYAKTTQMRDLKHIQTMTTYFESEFMVLDSITLRNLEIVQGIRGEAAGSLLSIIDRTKTPMGGRLIRKWLLAPLISVNKIAERLDAVDEIVKKTLLRYDLRQQFSGIRDIERLIGRIVYGNSNARDLIALKLSLAAIPEIAKSLKESEIKSGLLSGMMAKLGDYTDISALLSRALVEDPPVSVREGGMIKEGYNEKLDELKKLALHGKDWIAQMQQKERERTGIKSLKIGYNSVFGYYIEVTKANISQVPADYIRKQTTTNGERFYTPELKEKEVMILSADEKRMALEFELFTEINSLIAARSKELQTTAQAMAELDVIVNLAEIAVNNRYVRPEINDSCNILIRDGRHPVVEHSIPGGFVPNDTHMDCQEHQFLLLTGPNMAGKSTYMRQTALIIIMAQMGGFVPASYTSVGIVDRIFTRVGAFDDLASGQSTFMIEMVELANILNNATPKSLVLLDEIGRGTSTYDGYSIAKAVVEFIHNKDRVGVRSLFATHYHQLTALEGTLKRMKNYHIAVKEEGNDLVFLRKIIPGATDKSYGIHVARLAGVPLKVTQRAKEILKEVENGSAIRGMGSARYTQLVLFEPEAQKDSPLIEELKKLNVDAMTPLEALNALAELRRKAGDNK, from the coding sequence ATGGACAAGATGACACCTGCGATGCGCCAGTACTATGAGGCAAAAGAAAAGCACAGCGACGCACTGATCTTCTTCAGGATGGGCGATTTCTACGAGTCATTCGGAGATGATGCAAAAATAATCGCAAAGGAGCTTGATATAACGCTCACTTCAAGAGGCAGGGATAAGGAGGGCGGTGATATGCCTCTTGCGGGAATTCCCTACCATGCAGTGGATTCGTACCTTCCCCGTCTCATAAAAAAGGGCTACAAAGTGGCTATCTGCGAGCAGCTGGAAGACCCAAAAAGCGCTAAAGGCGTTGTTAAAAGGGGCGTTGTAAGGGTTATCACTCCCGGGACAGTTATCGATTCGTCCATGGTTCAGGATCAATCCAATAATTACCTCATGTCGGTTTCGGGGGAAGGCCTGGAGTTCGGATCATCATTCCTGGATGTGAGCACTGGCGAATTCCTGACCACGCAGTTTACAGACAATCATTCGTACGACAGGATAATAAGCGAAGCAGCGCGGATGAAACCTGTCGAGTGCATACTTCCACCTTCTCTTTTTGAAAACAAAAAACTCACAGAACGCCTGAAAAACATCGGTATTGCGCTCAATAAATTCGACGCTGTTGCGTTTGACCAGAAGACTGCACGAGATACCCTGCTAAAACATTTTGGTGTCCTAACGCTTGAAGGCATGGGATGTGAAAAACTCGGATTTGCCATCCTGGCATCAGGCGCCGCACTTGAATATGCGAAAACTACCCAGATGAGGGATTTAAAACACATCCAGACGATGACGACGTATTTCGAGAGCGAGTTCATGGTGCTTGATTCAATCACACTCAGAAACCTTGAGATAGTACAGGGCATCAGAGGCGAGGCAGCGGGTTCTCTTTTATCGATTATTGACCGGACAAAGACCCCTATGGGCGGGCGTTTGATCAGGAAATGGCTGCTTGCACCCTTAATCTCTGTTAATAAAATAGCAGAAAGGCTTGATGCTGTGGATGAGATTGTGAAAAAGACATTGCTGCGTTATGACCTGCGGCAGCAGTTCTCCGGCATCCGGGACATCGAGCGCCTTATCGGGCGCATCGTGTACGGCAATTCAAATGCAAGAGACCTTATTGCCCTGAAATTATCCCTGGCTGCGATACCTGAAATAGCAAAATCCCTTAAAGAAAGCGAGATTAAGTCAGGGCTTTTATCAGGAATGATGGCGAAGCTGGGAGATTATACCGATATTTCTGCACTACTCTCGCGCGCCCTCGTGGAAGACCCGCCTGTAAGCGTTCGCGAAGGCGGGATGATTAAAGAGGGTTATAACGAAAAGCTGGATGAGCTCAAGAAACTGGCACTTCACGGCAAGGACTGGATAGCACAGATGCAGCAGAAGGAAAGGGAGCGCACGGGCATAAAATCCCTGAAGATTGGTTATAATTCTGTTTTCGGATATTACATAGAGGTCACAAAGGCAAACATTTCGCAGGTACCTGCGGATTATATAAGAAAGCAGACAACAACGAACGGGGAGCGCTTCTACACTCCAGAGCTTAAGGAAAAAGAAGTGATGATTCTTTCTGCGGATGAAAAAAGGATGGCGCTTGAATTCGAACTCTTCACAGAAATTAACTCACTCATTGCAGCCAGATCAAAGGAATTACAAACCACTGCCCAGGCTATGGCAGAACTTGACGTGATTGTTAACCTTGCTGAGATTGCTGTAAACAACAGGTATGTAAGACCTGAAATAAATGATAGCTGCAATATCCTCATTCGAGACGGAAGGCATCCGGTCGTTGAGCATTCTATCCCGGGAGGTTTTGTTCCCAACGATACACACATGGACTGCCAGGAGCACCAGTTCCTGCTTCTGACAGGTCCTAACATGGCGGGAAAATCAACCTACATGAGACAGACCGCTTTGATAATTATAATGGCGCAGATGGGGGGTTTCGTGCCGGCTTCCTACACCTCAGTTGGAATCGTGGACAGGATATTCACACGCGTAGGGGCTTTTGACGACCTTGCAAGCGGACAGAGCACGTTCATGATAGAAATGGTTGAACTGGCGAACATCCTGAACAATGCAACCCCGAAGAGCCTTGTGCTGCTGGATGAAATCGGAAGGGGCACGAGCACATACGACGGGTACAGCATCGCCAAGGCTGTTGTCGAGTTCATCCACAACAAAGACCGCGTGGGTGTGAGGTCGCTTTTTGCCACGCATTATCATCAGCTTACGGCTCTTGAAGGGACTCTGAAGCGCATGAAGAATTATCATATCGCTGTGAAAGAAGAAGGAAATGATCTTGTTTTCCTTCGCAAAATCATTCCGGGCGCCACGGATAAGAGCTACGGCATCCACGTTGCAAGGCTCGCTGGCGTGCCTCTGAAGGTGACGCAGAGGGCGAAGGAGATATTGAAGGAGGTGGAAAACGGCAGCGCTATCAGGGGAATGGGGAGCGCAAGATATACGCAGCTTGTGCTTTTCGAGCCGGAAGCCCAGAAGGATTCGCCGCTGATCGAGGAGTTAAAAAAGCTCAATGTGGATGCAATGACGCCGCTTGAGGCGCTGAATGCCCTGGCGGAGTTGAGGAGGAAAGCGGGTGATAATAAATGA
- a CDS encoding amino acid permease, translating into MKKVALKRELGLLEVTLSGVGIILGAGIYALIGKAAGLAGNSIWLSFALSALVAVFTGLSYAELSSMFPRASAEYEYTSNAFGKRLAFIIGWLIILSAVIGASTVALGFGGYFKALSGVPIITSALLLIIALSILLFRGIKESVWFAIISTLIESAGLILIIFIGLPYLGKVDYFEMPQGLTGVFQASALVFFAYTGFESIVKLSEETKNPEKTIPKGLMLAILISIVLYISVAISAVSVTGWEKLAASDAPFADLAFSAFGGDAFILLAVIALFATANTVLMMLLGASRIIYGMADSFTLPGILGSVHITRRTPWVAIFAAMLLSMLFVFAGDIAFVANVDNFTLFVTFFVINGALILLRYREPQMRRSFKVPLAIGKFPVLPLFGIVFCVFMLFQLEWKVLLVGAVLVVIGLVLSFVDMDKKNRR; encoded by the coding sequence ATGAAAAAGGTAGCATTGAAACGCGAACTTGGACTCCTTGAGGTTACGCTCTCAGGCGTGGGGATTATTCTCGGGGCGGGTATATACGCCCTTATAGGAAAGGCGGCTGGGCTCGCCGGGAACTCTATCTGGCTCTCATTTGCCCTCTCGGCTCTCGTAGCCGTTTTTACAGGATTGAGTTATGCAGAACTCTCTTCCATGTTCCCAAGAGCGAGCGCCGAGTATGAATATACTTCAAATGCTTTTGGGAAAAGGCTGGCGTTCATTATCGGCTGGTTGATTATCCTGAGCGCCGTAATCGGCGCATCAACTGTAGCCCTGGGTTTCGGGGGTTATTTCAAAGCGCTTTCCGGAGTGCCTATCATAACTTCCGCCCTCCTTCTTATAATCGCCCTCTCCATCCTACTTTTCCGGGGAATAAAAGAGTCTGTATGGTTTGCGATAATATCCACCCTCATAGAAAGCGCAGGTCTTATTCTGATAATTTTCATCGGGCTTCCCTATCTTGGAAAAGTGGATTATTTTGAGATGCCGCAGGGTTTGACGGGAGTTTTCCAGGCTTCCGCGCTTGTATTTTTTGCATATACCGGGTTTGAAAGTATTGTAAAGCTCTCGGAAGAGACCAAAAACCCTGAAAAAACAATTCCGAAAGGATTGATGCTGGCGATCTTAATCAGTATTGTCCTTTACATTTCAGTAGCAATCTCCGCAGTCAGTGTAACAGGATGGGAAAAACTTGCGGCATCGGATGCCCCCTTTGCAGACCTTGCATTCAGCGCTTTTGGAGGCGATGCGTTCATTCTATTAGCCGTCATAGCTCTTTTTGCAACTGCAAATACTGTTCTTATGATGCTGCTTGGTGCATCGAGGATAATCTATGGCATGGCGGATTCTTTCACTCTTCCGGGTATCCTCGGAAGTGTGCATATTACGAGAAGAACACCATGGGTTGCCATATTCGCTGCGATGCTGCTGTCAATGCTTTTCGTTTTTGCCGGTGATATCGCTTTTGTGGCTAATGTGGATAACTTCACGCTTTTTGTGACCTTTTTTGTGATAAATGGTGCCCTGATACTGTTAAGATACAGGGAACCGCAAATGAGAAGGTCTTTTAAAGTCCCTCTTGCGATAGGAAAATTCCCGGTACTGCCGTTATTCGGTATTGTATTTTGCGTGTTTATGCTTTTTCAGCTTGAGTGGAAGGTTCTGCTTGTGGGCGCGGTGCTTGTGGTTATTGGCCTGGTTTTATCTTTTGTGGATATGGATAAAAAAAACCGCAGATGA